A genomic window from Yarrowia lipolytica chromosome 1D, complete sequence includes:
- a CDS encoding uncharacterized protein (Compare to YALI0D20416g, similar to Saccharomyces cerevisiae SLY1 (YDR189W); ancestral locus Anc_8.394, similar to uniprot|P22213 Saccharomyces cerevisiae YDR189w SLY1 hydrophilic suppressor of YPT1 and member of the SEC1P family), whose product MNNSTLPESFRDKQIAAITRVLSGENGSANKSQAWKVLVFDKFGRDVISSVMRVNDLFQNGVTIHMLLDSDRYAIDVPVVYFVRPTSDNLQKITRDLHSQLYESASVNFVSPLPRQLLETFAADNVATASQITQVYDHYLNYVVSEANLFSLALPNIYSELASPKMDEDSLNAIVDQIVSGLFSVVVTQGEIPIIRCPRGNAAEMVAQKLDSKLRDHVNNLKLTTNPLSRPVLMILDRNIDLASMLQHSSNYMGLVHDVFESERGQIRIAKDNGTTESYDVAPSDFFWNQNSLLSFPEVAESMDNEVNKYKEEYSQITGGANINDMDTDASPTHLKKAISAIPKLTARKAVIDMHMNIATALVDRIKKRQLDILFEAEDGLDKQALLPLLKNEELSGTDKLRAYICVYLSGTLSAAEQKEYEGILSTQGVDMAALNYVKRLKDLSKMMALKSSAASAQEPQTSEQSFRNFASKLSSGKIGNLISNVKSYLPQNKDMPVTRIVSGIVSPSESGDITDDYLYFDPSVRGSSTKPPRKQAYNEAIVFVVGGANYAEYANLMDYGVKAGKKVVYGGTDVVKPDVFLGELASLTK is encoded by the exons ATGAACAACAGCACTTTGCCCGAGTCGTTTCGAGACAAGCAGATTG CCGCGATCACGCGTGTTCTCTCTGGAGAAAATGGGAGTGCCAACAAAAGCCAGGCTTGGAAGGTGCTGGTCTTCGACAAGTTTGGCCGAGATGTGATTTCGTCGGTGATGCGAGTCAACGACCTGTTCCAGAACGGAGTCACCATCCACATGTTGCTGGATTCCGATCGGTACGCTATTGACGTTCCGGTGGTGTACTTTGTGCGACCTACATCCGACAACCTTCAAAAGATCACGCGAGACCTGCATTCCCAGCTCTACGAATCCGCGTCCGTCAACTTCGTGTCTCCTCTTCCCCgtcagctgctggagaccTTTGCAGCCGACAACGTGGCCACAGCCTCTCAGATTACTCAGGTCTACGACCACTACCTCAACTACGTTGTTTCCGAGGCcaacctcttctctctggcCTTGCCTAACATCTACTCTGAGCTGGCATCCCCCAAGATGGACGAGGACTCGCTCAATGCCATCGTCGACCAGATTGTGTCTGGTCTGTTCTCTGTGGTTGTCACCCAGGGTGAAATTCCCATCATTCGATGTCCCAGAGGAAACGCCGCCGAGATGGTCGCCCAGAAACTCGACTCCAAGCTCAGAGACCACGTCAACAACCTCAAACTGACCACCAACCCTCTCTCGCGACCGGTGCTCATGATTCTTGACCGAAACATTGATCTCGCGTCCATGCTCCAGCACTCGTCCAACTACATGGGACTGGTTCACGACGTGTTTGAGTCCGAAAGAGGCCAGATCCGAATCGCCAAAGACAATGGCACCACCGAGTCGTACGATGTGGCGCCCTCCGACTTTTTCTGGAACCAAAACTCGCTTCTTTCTTTCCCCGAGGTGGCGGAGTCTATGGACAATGAAGTCAATaagtacaaggaggagtacaGCCAGATCACTGGAGGCGCCAACATCAACGATATGGACACAGATGCATCCCCCACGCATCTCAAGAAGGCTATCTCGGCCATCCCCAAACTCACGGCTCGAAAAGCCGTCATCGATATGCATATGAACATTGCCACTGCTCTGGTGGACCGAATCAAGAAGAGACAGCTGGATATTTTGTTTGAGGCCGAGGACGGGCTGGACAAGCAGGCTCTCTTGcctctgctcaagaacgAAGAGCTGTCTGGCACGGACAAGCTGAGAGCCTATATTTGTGTCTACCTATCCGGCACTCTCTCGGCTGCCGAACAGAAGGAGTACGAGGGTATTCTTAGCACACAGGGAGTGGACATGGCTGCGCTCAACTACGTCAAGCGGCTCAAGGACCTGTCCAAAATGATGGCGCTGAAGTCGtcagctgcttctgcaCAGGAGCCCCAGACGTCGGAGCAATCGTTCCGAAACTTTGCCTCCAAGCTGTCGTCCGGCAAGATTGGCAACCTCATTTCCAACGTCAAGTCGTATCTGCCACAAAACAAGGATATGCCCGTGACCCGAATTGTGTCCGGCATTGTGTCTCCTTCCGAGTCTGGCGACATTACCGACGACTATTTATATTTCGACCCGTCGGTGCGTGGCTCCAGCACAAAGCCGCCCCGAAAACAGGCGTACAACGAGgccattgtgtttgtggttggAGGTGCCAACTACGCTGAGTACGCCAATCTGATGGACTACGGTGTTAAGGCAGGAAAAAAGGTGGTTTACGGAGGAACAGATGTGGTCAAACCCGATGTGTTTTTGGGAGAGCTGGCCTCACTCACCAAGTAG